A genomic region of Prevotella scopos JCM 17725 contains the following coding sequences:
- a CDS encoding Panacea domain-containing protein translates to MIDVIKVASYIYKRYKDEKNTEIDQMKLHKLLYFSQRESIIRTGQQMFKEQFEAWKYGPVIVKVRDKYKSKALNEMPTEAELAPYQESLNFVFQNYASKDSWSLSILAHGESSWQNAREGYGPDDRCTVPMNLDDIRNDAERIKMRRFYFDEILPQIKKNN, encoded by the coding sequence ATGATTGACGTAATAAAAGTAGCTTCTTATATCTACAAAAGATATAAAGATGAGAAGAATACGGAGATAGATCAAATGAAACTTCATAAACTTCTGTATTTTTCTCAGCGCGAATCTATTATTCGTACAGGTCAGCAGATGTTCAAAGAACAGTTTGAGGCATGGAAGTATGGACCTGTTATTGTAAAGGTTCGTGACAAATACAAATCTAAGGCACTCAACGAAATGCCAACAGAAGCAGAGTTGGCACCTTACCAAGAGTCGCTTAATTTTGTTTTTCAGAATTATGCGTCTAAGGATTCATGGTCTTTGAGTATTCTTGCACATGGAGAAAGTTCTTGGCAGAATGCTCGTGAAGGTTATGGACCAGACGATCGTTGCACTGTTCCAATGAATCTTGATGATATTAGAAATGATGCAGAACGTATAAAAATGCGAAGATTCTATTTTGATGAGATATTACCTCAAATCAAGAAAAACAACTAA
- a CDS encoding replication-associated recombination protein A has protein sequence MEPLAERLRPRTLDDYIGQEHLVGEGAVLRRMIDSGRIASFILWGPPGVGKTTLAQIIANRLETPFYTLSAVTSGVKDVRDVIERAQSGRFFNSVSPILFIDEIHRFSKSQQDSLLGAVEKGTVTLIGATTENPSFEVIRPLLSRCQLYTLKPLEKEDLLKLLHRAVTEDVELKKRNIELRETSALLRYSGGDARKLLNILDLIISAEAGNDVVITDKMVEERLQENPLAYDKDGEMHYDIISAFIKSIRGSDPDAALYWMARMIEGGEDPKFIARRVVISAAEDIGLANPNALLLANAAFDAVTKIGWPEGRIPLAEAVVYLARSKKDNSAYKAINEAIELVRRTGNLPVPLHLRNAPTKLMKDLGYSDGYKYPHDYPGHYVEQQYMPDELVAPPQPSPKGEGDK, from the coding sequence ATGGAACCATTGGCAGAACGATTGCGCCCCCGCACGCTCGACGATTATATCGGACAGGAACACCTCGTTGGTGAGGGGGCTGTACTCCGACGTATGATTGACTCGGGGCGCATTGCGTCGTTTATCCTTTGGGGACCACCGGGCGTGGGCAAGACGACGTTAGCACAGATTATCGCTAATCGCTTAGAGACACCGTTCTATACGCTTTCTGCCGTGACGAGTGGTGTGAAGGATGTGCGAGATGTCATTGAAAGGGCACAGAGTGGACGGTTCTTCAATTCCGTCTCACCGATTCTCTTTATCGATGAGATCCATCGTTTCTCGAAGTCGCAGCAAGACTCACTCTTGGGTGCGGTAGAGAAGGGAACGGTGACGCTTATTGGTGCGACAACAGAGAACCCATCGTTCGAAGTGATTCGTCCGTTGCTCTCACGCTGCCAACTCTATACGCTGAAGCCGTTGGAGAAAGAAGATTTGCTGAAGTTGTTGCATCGAGCAGTGACGGAGGATGTGGAACTGAAGAAGCGGAATATCGAACTGCGTGAGACGAGTGCTCTGCTGCGATACAGTGGGGGTGATGCCCGTAAGCTGTTGAACATTCTCGACTTGATTATCTCAGCTGAGGCGGGCAACGATGTCGTGATTACCGATAAGATGGTGGAGGAACGACTGCAAGAGAATCCGTTGGCGTATGACAAGGATGGTGAGATGCACTATGATATCATCTCAGCCTTCATCAAGTCGATTCGTGGCTCCGACCCTGATGCAGCACTGTACTGGATGGCACGCATGATTGAGGGAGGAGAAGACCCGAAGTTTATTGCGCGCCGTGTCGTCATCAGTGCCGCAGAGGATATCGGACTTGCGAACCCTAACGCCCTATTGCTGGCGAATGCAGCCTTTGACGCTGTGACAAAGATAGGATGGCCCGAAGGTAGAATCCCATTGGCTGAGGCGGTAGTCTATCTGGCTCGTTCGAAGAAGGATAACTCTGCGTATAAAGCCATCAACGAAGCGATAGAGTTAGTACGACGGACAGGTAACCTCCCTGTCCCACTCCATCTGCGTAATGCTCCAACAAAGCTGATGAAGGACCTCGGTTATAGCGATGGTTATAAGTATCCACACGATTATCCGGGGCATTATGTCGAGCAGCAGTATATGCCGGATGAGTTGGTAGCCCCACCCCAGCCCTCCCCGAAGGGGGAGGGAGACAAATAG
- a CDS encoding SusC/RagA family TonB-linked outer membrane protein, with protein sequence MSKKLLMCFAMLLMCVSAALAQTKISGTVVAADDNEPVIGATIMVVGTKSGAVTDVDGKFSLTTDVANPQVTVGYIGMASQTLKGTTDMKVVLKSSTQTLNEVVVTGLTRTDRRLFTGATDKVDAEKARLSGVADISRSLEGQAAGVSVQNVSGTFGTSPKIRIRGATSIYGSSKPLWVVDGVIMEDAANVGADDLASGNPETLISSAIAGLNADDIESFQILKDGSATSIYGARAMAGVIVVTTKKGKQGQAHISYTGEFTSRLVPSYSNFDILDSKEQMGIYRELADKGWLNFSDVLNGSEYGVYGKMYELINKYNANTGQFALENTTEARNRYLQRAEFRNTNWFRELFSSNIMQSHSISLSGGTQKSNYYASFSALLDPGWYKQSSVNRYTLNVNLTHHLTDKLSLNLIGGAAYRKQRAPGTLGQDVDVVGGEVKRDFDINPYSYASNTSRVLDPTATYVANYAPFNIFNELNNNYIDLNTLDARFQLEFKYKPIQGLELSLLGAFKYMTSTQEHYVKDNSNQALAYRAMSNGIIRDANKYLYKDPNNPYVLPMTVLPYGGLYHKGDNRMSDYDVRATANYSHTFADKHIMNLFGGMELTSIERQRNAFEGAGLRYDAGMVPFYIYQYFKRAIESGNTYYTITPTNSRSLAFYGNATYSYQGRYVFNGTLRYEGSNQMGRNTSARWMPTWNVSGAWNVHEENWFNKLSPLNKLTLRASYSLTGTPPDASYSNSTAIITASTPFRLFAEDQEPQLEISELANSTLTYEKKNELNLGFDASLLNNRLGVTFDYYTRRNFDEIGPMVTAGLGGEIIRAANVAEMNSNGLELSISSVNIKKKNFSWTTSFIYSYATTEITKLFNQGNVMSLVSGNGFAKKGYPARALFSIPFMGLNSDGMPMVLNEKGQVTTDDINFQERTKTDFLKYEGPTDPTHTGSVGNMFSYRGFHLNVFFTYAFGNVVRLDPKFRARYNDLVSMTNAFKNRWMAAGEEKETNIPGIISKSQYMANTNVRLGYNAYNYSDVRIAKGDFIRLKEISLAYDFPAQLFQNSVIKNASLKLQATNLFLLYADKRLNGQDPEFYNVGGVASPMPKQFTLTVKLGL encoded by the coding sequence ATGAGTAAAAAGTTACTAATGTGTTTTGCCATGCTTTTAATGTGCGTAAGCGCAGCATTGGCACAAACTAAAATCTCGGGTACCGTAGTGGCTGCCGACGATAACGAACCCGTTATCGGTGCTACCATTATGGTCGTGGGCACCAAGTCGGGTGCAGTGACCGATGTCGATGGTAAGTTCTCGCTTACCACTGACGTTGCTAATCCTCAGGTTACGGTGGGCTACATCGGTATGGCATCGCAGACCCTGAAGGGTACTACGGACATGAAGGTGGTACTCAAGTCAAGCACTCAGACACTGAATGAGGTTGTTGTGACGGGTCTCACCCGCACCGACCGCCGTCTCTTCACGGGTGCTACAGACAAGGTTGACGCTGAGAAGGCACGCCTGAGTGGTGTGGCAGATATCAGCCGTTCGCTTGAAGGTCAGGCAGCGGGTGTGTCTGTTCAGAATGTCAGCGGAACCTTCGGTACGTCACCAAAGATTCGCATCCGTGGTGCCACCTCTATCTATGGTAGTAGTAAACCACTTTGGGTTGTCGATGGTGTCATCATGGAAGATGCAGCCAATGTCGGTGCAGACGACTTAGCATCAGGTAATCCAGAGACGCTTATCTCTTCAGCGATAGCAGGTCTTAATGCCGATGACATCGAGAGTTTCCAGATTCTGAAGGACGGTTCGGCAACTTCTATCTATGGTGCGCGTGCGATGGCAGGTGTGATTGTCGTTACTACCAAGAAAGGTAAGCAGGGACAGGCACACATCAGCTATACGGGTGAGTTCACCTCTCGTCTTGTTCCCTCTTACAGCAACTTCGATATTCTCGACTCAAAGGAGCAGATGGGTATCTACAGAGAGTTAGCAGACAAGGGTTGGTTGAACTTCTCTGATGTACTCAATGGTAGCGAATATGGTGTGTATGGAAAGATGTACGAGTTGATAAACAAGTACAATGCCAACACTGGTCAGTTTGCTTTGGAGAACACCACAGAGGCACGCAACCGTTATCTCCAGCGTGCAGAGTTCCGCAATACCAACTGGTTCAGAGAGTTGTTCTCATCTAATATTATGCAGAGCCACTCTATCAGTTTGAGTGGTGGTACGCAGAAGTCAAACTATTACGCTTCATTCAGTGCCTTGTTAGACCCAGGATGGTACAAGCAGAGTAGCGTAAACCGTTATACCCTCAACGTAAACCTCACGCATCATTTGACAGACAAGCTGTCGTTGAACCTCATTGGTGGTGCGGCTTATCGTAAGCAGCGTGCACCAGGAACCCTTGGTCAGGACGTTGATGTTGTAGGGGGTGAGGTGAAGCGTGACTTCGATATCAACCCATACTCTTACGCCAGCAACACTTCACGTGTGTTGGACCCAACAGCAACCTACGTTGCGAATTATGCGCCTTTCAATATCTTCAACGAGTTGAACAATAACTACATCGACCTCAACACGCTTGATGCTCGTTTCCAATTAGAGTTTAAGTATAAGCCTATCCAAGGGCTTGAACTGTCACTCTTGGGTGCATTCAAGTATATGACTTCTACACAGGAGCATTACGTAAAGGACAATTCCAATCAGGCCCTGGCTTATCGTGCGATGTCAAACGGAATTATCCGTGATGCCAACAAATACCTTTATAAAGACCCCAATAACCCTTACGTGTTGCCAATGACCGTATTGCCTTACGGCGGTTTGTATCATAAGGGCGACAACCGCATGAGCGATTATGACGTTCGTGCAACGGCAAACTATAGTCATACCTTTGCTGACAAGCATATCATGAACCTCTTTGGAGGTATGGAGTTGACGAGCATCGAGCGTCAGCGCAACGCCTTCGAGGGTGCTGGTCTGCGTTATGATGCTGGTATGGTTCCATTCTATATCTATCAGTATTTCAAACGTGCCATAGAGTCGGGTAACACTTATTATACCATCACTCCAACGAACTCACGCAGCTTAGCCTTCTATGGTAACGCAACCTATAGCTATCAAGGTCGTTACGTATTCAACGGAACCCTTCGTTATGAAGGCTCTAACCAGATGGGTCGTAACACCAGTGCACGCTGGATGCCAACATGGAACGTGTCAGGTGCATGGAACGTACATGAGGAGAACTGGTTTAACAAGCTCTCTCCATTGAATAAGCTCACGCTGCGTGCCTCTTATAGTCTTACAGGTACACCGCCAGATGCTTCCTATAGCAACTCCACTGCTATCATCACCGCTTCAACTCCTTTCCGTCTCTTTGCTGAAGACCAGGAACCACAGCTGGAGATTAGTGAGTTGGCAAACTCAACGCTTACTTACGAGAAGAAGAACGAGTTGAACCTTGGCTTCGATGCGTCTTTGTTGAACAATCGCTTAGGTGTTACCTTCGACTATTATACACGTAGAAACTTCGATGAGATTGGTCCGATGGTAACTGCTGGTTTGGGTGGTGAGATTATTCGTGCAGCCAACGTTGCCGAGATGAATTCTAATGGTCTTGAACTGAGTATCTCATCTGTAAACATCAAGAAGAAGAACTTCTCTTGGACCACCAGTTTCATTTATTCCTACGCAACAACCGAGATTACAAAGCTCTTCAACCAAGGTAACGTGATGAGCTTAGTGAGTGGTAATGGTTTTGCGAAGAAGGGTTATCCTGCTCGTGCCTTGTTCTCCATCCCATTCATGGGCTTGAACAGCGATGGTATGCCAATGGTGCTCAATGAGAAGGGACAGGTGACAACCGATGACATCAACTTCCAGGAGCGTACGAAGACCGACTTCTTGAAGTATGAAGGTCCTACTGACCCAACCCATACGGGTTCTGTTGGCAATATGTTCAGTTATCGTGGTTTCCACCTGAACGTCTTCTTCACTTACGCCTTCGGCAATGTGGTACGCCTTGACCCAAAGTTCCGTGCACGTTACAACGACCTTGTCTCAATGACCAATGCGTTTAAGAACCGATGGATGGCAGCTGGTGAGGAGAAGGAAACCAATATCCCAGGTATCATTTCAAAGAGTCAGTACATGGCAAACACTAATGTTCGTTTGGGCTATAATGCTTATAACTACAGCGACGTACGTATTGCCAAGGGTGACTTCATTCGCCTGAAAGAGATTTCTTTAGCTTACGACTTCCCTGCACAACTCTTCCAGAACAGTGTGATTAAGAATGCATCGTTGAAGCTTCAGGCTACCAACCTCTTCCTACTCTATGCTGACAAGCGACTCAATGGGCAGGATCCAGAGTTCTATAATGTGGGTGGTGTAGCATCACCAATGCCAAAACAATTTACGTTAACAGTGAAACTTGGACTTTAA
- a CDS encoding fimbrillin family protein codes for MTIKSFYTLLLSTTTLILASCSTEVTDEQSAATNSPVRSFIITEVQEPMTRTNVSLTKPITWNKGDRFFVYNITSPQKDYDYLSMANDGFDSKFVGDVHWKEGDEIALFYPYRYVQNDPRMGVLNLGLTENTLYDKGEVVKGHQNGTVENFRFFDYSWNKVKNISSQGVNALANVTFHKQYSILGFTMHFKGQPLKKIKRVILHNVYTHAAFDLATGNMSHSSKGDLTITADEPLDTFYVLLFPDAQFAPKYTIETTDGEIYYSEIKKPFNLEKARYYFENLEVTNTPWIDIDGKKWGKYNLQYNPCTRLDGWVPGYRLAKQAWDYFYTNSDPFNLYPEFLPRAFNTSSFDHFRWGNIACANNYSHDYSRYYSYHTGNIQALIQNQCYGDLAYHTSKGKWMLPTKADFNHLMAKTGEYVGYYQEGSNIIVGVLFDPTVEACKKGKVLDKDGRVIGVTNRPNGIYVGKYNDCRTSMKKFTKEDIDKGVFLPFAGAYTEYNDGAPRLQRPGGQAYYWTSDGNRCNYSQATAFSAYYMNNGWLYPGTVDGARSGNNPKWNMYNIRPVYAQ; via the coding sequence ATGACCATTAAAAGTTTTTACACATTATTACTAAGTACGACCACTTTAATCCTGGCATCTTGTTCAACTGAAGTGACTGATGAGCAATCAGCAGCTACAAACTCGCCTGTTCGTTCATTTATCATCACAGAGGTACAGGAGCCTATGACACGTACAAATGTTTCACTAACAAAGCCTATCACCTGGAATAAAGGCGATCGTTTCTTTGTTTACAACATCACTTCGCCACAAAAGGATTATGACTATCTGTCCATGGCAAATGACGGATTTGATTCAAAATTCGTGGGTGATGTTCATTGGAAGGAAGGTGACGAGATTGCGCTGTTCTATCCTTACAGATACGTTCAGAATGATCCACGCATGGGCGTTCTCAACTTAGGGTTAACAGAGAATACGCTCTATGATAAGGGCGAAGTTGTAAAAGGCCATCAGAATGGTACTGTTGAAAACTTCAGATTCTTTGATTACTCATGGAATAAGGTAAAGAACATCTCGTCTCAAGGTGTTAATGCATTGGCTAATGTAACCTTCCACAAACAGTATTCGATATTAGGATTTACCATGCATTTCAAAGGTCAACCTTTGAAGAAGATTAAGCGCGTAATCCTCCATAACGTTTATACCCATGCAGCGTTCGACCTTGCTACAGGTAATATGAGCCACTCTTCTAAGGGCGATTTAACGATTACTGCAGATGAACCTCTCGATACATTTTATGTATTGCTTTTCCCTGATGCACAATTCGCACCAAAATATACTATCGAGACGACTGATGGTGAGATATACTACTCTGAAATCAAGAAGCCTTTTAATCTCGAAAAGGCCAGATATTATTTTGAGAACTTGGAGGTTACAAATACACCATGGATTGACATTGACGGAAAGAAATGGGGTAAGTATAACTTGCAGTACAATCCTTGCACTCGCTTAGATGGTTGGGTTCCAGGTTACAGATTGGCAAAGCAGGCATGGGATTACTTCTATACCAATTCTGACCCATTCAATCTCTATCCAGAGTTCCTCCCACGTGCTTTCAACACATCCTCTTTCGACCACTTCCGTTGGGGCAACATCGCTTGTGCAAACAATTACAGCCACGATTACTCTCGTTATTACTCATATCACACGGGTAATATTCAGGCACTGATTCAGAACCAATGCTATGGTGACCTTGCTTACCACACCTCTAAGGGTAAGTGGATGCTCCCTACAAAGGCTGATTTTAACCACCTGATGGCTAAGACTGGCGAGTATGTTGGTTACTATCAAGAGGGCAGCAACATCATCGTTGGTGTACTCTTCGACCCAACAGTAGAGGCTTGCAAGAAGGGTAAGGTGCTCGACAAAGATGGTCGTGTTATCGGTGTCACAAACCGCCCTAATGGCATCTACGTAGGTAAGTACAATGATTGTCGCACAAGCATGAAGAAGTTCACCAAGGAGGATATCGACAAGGGTGTGTTCCTCCCATTCGCCGGTGCTTACACCGAATACAATGATGGTGCACCACGCCTACAGCGTCCTGGCGGTCAGGCTTACTATTGGACCTCTGATGGCAACCGCTGCAACTACTCCCAGGCTACAGCGTTCTCAGCTTACTACATGAACAACGGTTGGCTCTATCCTGGTACTGTTGACGGCGCTAGAAGTGGTAACAACCCTAAGTGGAACATGTATAACATCCGACCTGTCTATGCACAGTAA
- a CDS encoding RagB/SusD family nutrient uptake outer membrane protein, with the protein MKVKKYIIYLSVAALSLALASCNDFLNKYPDSRMDLKNPSEVSQLLASAYPQAHPAYLTEMYSDNTDEQLHSTWSAFDRFQEQAYQWKDIDDVGNTESPYQLWSAHYAAVETCNEAIEYIERTVKDAQSEEDYQAQLGEALLCRAFSMFQLSTIFCQAYDKTTAANELGLAYPTKPEKVVGRLIGRGTLAELYQKIEADLLKGMSLVGTKYAKPKFHFTKQAAYAFATRFYLYAQKYDKAVMYANKVLGEQPADILRNWAEWNRLGPSGNVQPNAFVNASNNANIMLLPVPSQWGVISIPIQAGSKYAHGELISKNETLQAPAPWGDSGSTLNYTVLYNNGVSKYCLRKIPYVPKVIDATAEIGIPYGEYAVFNTDVTLLERAEAYALSGEYDKALQDINTELSVFSKNRKQLTLAEIQDFYKSMAYYTPTKPTPKKQLHPLFTIESTTQEPLLQCLLQLKRLVTIHEGFRLQDVKRYGITMYRRKVDVQSNVTAVTDSMKVGDPRLAIQLPQDVILAGETANPRNN; encoded by the coding sequence ATGAAAGTCAAAAAATATATTATATACTTGTCTGTGGCTGCCCTTTCGTTAGCACTTGCATCGTGTAACGATTTCCTTAACAAGTATCCAGACAGCCGTATGGACCTCAAAAATCCTTCGGAGGTAAGCCAGTTGTTGGCGAGTGCTTATCCACAAGCACACCCAGCTTATCTCACGGAGATGTATTCAGACAATACTGACGAACAGTTGCACAGCACTTGGAGTGCGTTCGACCGTTTCCAAGAGCAGGCTTATCAGTGGAAGGACATTGATGACGTGGGCAATACGGAGTCGCCTTATCAGTTGTGGTCAGCGCATTATGCTGCTGTTGAAACTTGTAACGAGGCGATTGAATACATCGAGCGTACCGTTAAAGATGCGCAGTCAGAGGAAGACTATCAAGCACAATTGGGTGAGGCTTTGCTCTGCAGAGCGTTCTCAATGTTCCAGTTGTCAACCATCTTCTGTCAGGCTTACGATAAGACGACAGCTGCCAATGAGTTGGGTTTGGCTTATCCTACAAAGCCCGAGAAGGTGGTCGGTCGATTAATCGGGCGTGGTACGCTGGCTGAACTTTATCAGAAGATTGAGGCTGACCTGCTGAAGGGTATGTCGCTCGTTGGTACGAAGTATGCAAAGCCTAAGTTCCACTTCACCAAGCAGGCGGCTTATGCTTTCGCAACTCGCTTCTATCTCTATGCACAGAAGTATGATAAGGCGGTGATGTATGCCAATAAGGTATTAGGCGAACAGCCAGCTGATATCCTCCGCAACTGGGCAGAATGGAACCGCTTAGGTCCGAGTGGTAACGTACAGCCAAACGCCTTTGTGAATGCAAGCAACAATGCGAACATCATGTTACTACCTGTGCCTTCACAGTGGGGTGTTATCAGTATTCCTATTCAGGCAGGTAGCAAGTATGCGCATGGCGAATTGATTAGCAAGAACGAAACCCTGCAGGCACCTGCTCCATGGGGCGATAGCGGTTCAACGCTGAACTATACCGTCCTTTATAACAATGGTGTGTCAAAGTATTGTCTGCGTAAGATTCCTTACGTACCAAAGGTTATTGACGCAACAGCGGAGATTGGTATCCCTTATGGTGAGTATGCTGTCTTCAATACCGATGTCACCCTCCTTGAACGTGCTGAGGCTTATGCCCTCTCAGGCGAGTATGACAAGGCATTGCAGGACATCAACACCGAACTGAGTGTCTTCTCAAAGAATAGAAAGCAACTCACACTGGCAGAGATACAGGACTTCTATAAGTCAATGGCTTATTACACGCCAACAAAGCCTACACCAAAGAAGCAGTTGCACCCATTGTTTACCATTGAGTCAACAACACAGGAACCTCTTTTGCAGTGCCTCCTACAGTTGAAACGACTGGTAACCATTCATGAGGGTTTCCGTCTGCAGGATGTTAAGCGCTATGGTATTACAATGTATCGTAGAAAGGTTGATGTACAGTCTAACGTAACTGCCGTAACCGACTCAATGAAGGTTGGCGACCCACGTCTGGCAATTCAGTTGCCACAGGATGTTATATTGGCTGGTGAGACGGCTAATCCACGTAATAATTAA
- a CDS encoding DUF4302 domain-containing protein: protein MKKVYLLFMSIVLTLSLQSCLHDDKTIFDLPAAERIEKKVADYKALLESSEDGWVMQYYTGKNYSYGGYTLLLKFKNGHVTAMGDVRNPEAQATSGYDVIKDLGPTLSFNGYNEVIHPLAETWLGSPDGAQGDYEFSILRATNDSIFLKGRKWQNEMVLTRLPKGTSWEEYMVGLISVMEGMNVETYDFVLGNDTLGQGTLTQEVRRLSVTLGDKKWEMPYCTTNTGIVLREPIVIGNKKYQHFTWNDADHSLTEGDLKIIQFLPKTHKSIDFWVGEWQLKTNLRKRIKLTLEMGSVANTLKGKLNINNVNYELLLTYDPATGRLELPGQPVTDPTYKYPAGILLIPASQKEGKLFGEGQGSLFFTWDDDMEQATAEDSGQITGHAVDSFFGVAYGEDLQPVTDADGNYVFAFTLPNIQYMKKIN, encoded by the coding sequence ATGAAAAAGGTATATTTGCTATTCATGTCTATCGTCCTGACACTTTCTCTGCAATCGTGTCTGCATGACGATAAGACCATTTTCGACCTCCCTGCGGCTGAACGAATCGAGAAGAAGGTGGCTGACTATAAGGCACTGCTGGAGTCGTCAGAGGATGGTTGGGTAATGCAGTATTATACAGGTAAGAACTATAGCTATGGTGGTTATACGCTGTTGCTGAAGTTCAAGAATGGTCATGTGACGGCGATGGGTGACGTGAGGAACCCTGAGGCGCAAGCTACATCAGGCTATGACGTCATCAAAGACTTGGGACCTACCTTGTCGTTCAATGGTTATAACGAAGTCATTCACCCCTTGGCTGAGACTTGGTTGGGTAGTCCTGACGGTGCGCAGGGCGACTATGAGTTCTCTATTCTCCGTGCTACTAACGATAGTATCTTCTTGAAAGGACGTAAGTGGCAGAATGAGATGGTGCTCACTCGCCTGCCAAAGGGCACGAGCTGGGAAGAGTATATGGTAGGGTTGATCTCTGTGATGGAAGGGATGAACGTCGAAACCTATGATTTCGTCTTGGGCAACGACACCTTAGGGCAAGGCACCCTCACACAAGAGGTGAGACGACTTAGTGTTACCTTGGGCGATAAGAAGTGGGAGATGCCTTATTGCACTACGAATACGGGTATCGTCCTTCGCGAACCTATCGTCATCGGCAATAAGAAGTATCAACATTTCACATGGAATGATGCTGATCACTCGTTGACAGAAGGCGACCTTAAAATCATTCAGTTCTTGCCAAAGACTCATAAGAGTATCGACTTCTGGGTTGGCGAATGGCAGTTGAAGACGAACCTGCGTAAGCGTATCAAGCTTACCTTGGAGATGGGTTCTGTTGCCAACACACTGAAGGGTAAGTTGAATATTAATAATGTCAACTATGAGTTGCTCCTGACTTACGACCCAGCAACGGGACGTCTGGAACTCCCAGGACAGCCAGTGACCGACCCAACCTATAAGTATCCAGCAGGTATCTTGTTGATTCCAGCATCTCAGAAGGAGGGTAAACTCTTCGGTGAAGGTCAGGGTAGCTTGTTCTTCACATGGGATGATGACATGGAACAAGCTACGGCTGAAGACAGTGGACAGATTACAGGTCATGCCGTTGACTCCTTCTTCGGTGTAGCATACGGCGAAGACTTGCAGCCTGTTACCGATGCTGATGGCAACTATGTATTTGCCTTCACATTGCCGAATATCCAGTACATGAAGAAAATTAATTAA
- a CDS encoding zinc-binding metallopeptidase: MKKYLYLAAIAIASCGTILSSCSDDKISGDSIFSTKAVQRNAFDEWLYKNYTMPYNIEFQYRLKTEETEQAYNFVPADSAKTVKLAILTKYMWFDAYAETVGLDFIKENAPRIILVTGTPGYTRYRTEVIGSAEGGYKVRLGKVNALTDDQLKDYGSMNNYYFHTMHHEFMHILNQKQPYDESYDNISRSDYVSGNWTSIPDKKAQSMGFVSAYSMENPAEDIAELYSIYVTSTPEDWDTIMRNAGNKGGSIINRKLKIIREYMRNAWNVNIELLRTAILRRGGKIGTLNLNTLE, encoded by the coding sequence ATGAAAAAGTATTTATATCTAGCAGCAATCGCTATTGCCAGCTGTGGCACAATCTTGTCGTCATGCAGTGATGACAAGATAAGCGGTGACTCTATATTCTCAACAAAGGCTGTTCAGCGCAACGCCTTCGATGAGTGGTTGTATAAGAATTACACCATGCCTTATAATATAGAGTTCCAATATCGTCTGAAAACGGAAGAGACAGAGCAGGCTTATAACTTCGTGCCAGCCGACTCTGCCAAGACCGTAAAACTTGCTATCCTCACAAAGTATATGTGGTTTGACGCTTATGCTGAGACCGTTGGACTTGACTTCATTAAGGAGAATGCCCCACGTATCATCCTCGTGACAGGTACACCGGGTTACACACGTTATCGCACAGAGGTGATCGGTAGTGCTGAGGGTGGTTATAAGGTGAGATTAGGTAAGGTAAATGCCCTTACCGATGACCAGTTGAAGGATTATGGTAGTATGAATAACTACTATTTCCACACGATGCACCATGAGTTTATGCACATCCTCAACCAGAAGCAGCCTTACGATGAGTCGTATGATAACATCTCACGCTCTGACTACGTGAGTGGTAACTGGACTTCCATCCCTGACAAGAAGGCACAGAGTATGGGTTTCGTTTCGGCTTACTCTATGGAGAACCCTGCTGAGGATATCGCCGAGCTTTACTCTATCTATGTGACCAGTACGCCAGAGGATTGGGACACCATCATGAGGAATGCGGGTAACAAGGGCGGTAGTATTATCAACAGAAAGCTCAAGATTATCCGTGAGTACATGCGTAACGCTTGGAATGTTAACATCGAATTGTTACGTACTGCCATCCTTAGAAGAGGCGGAAAGATTGGTACGCTCAATCTGAACACACTCGAATAA